tgcacagcccctgctccaccGCCCCCTCCTCCGGCTCCTCCACCCTTCTTCATCTTGGTCGAGCCGAACTTGGTGGCAGCAAAGGTGGCAGTGGTGAAAGTGATGGGCTGTGCAGAGCGAGGGATGAAGGTGGGGCTGGGTGACTGGCCAAAGGAGGGGGACGGAGAGTTGGACAGCGAGTTGTCCTGGCTGCCGATAGGGACAAATACCTGGGCGTCGGGGTTGAAGCTGCTCTTGATTTCTTTGTCCAGCTctgtggcactgcagccctCACTGTCATCTAGGTAGAGAACCTTAACAGAGCCCTTCTCACCGATCTGGTAGGAAACCTCAAAAGGATCAATCCAGACACTCAGCTCTTCTGGCACATTGGCACGCACATCCTCCACAGCCAGCCCGCTCCGCTTGGCCGCCAGCTCCACCACCGGATCCACCGTCTCCCCTATGTGAACACAGCGATAGCCAGATCCCTTCAGAGGTTTCTCTGGGTACCAGTGACCCTCATATTTCTTCTTCAGCAGGCGCTCTAGCTCCTCACCAAACAGGTCTGCCCGCCTCCGAGGAAGCTTGTTGTACAGGTATGAGATGATGAAGTTAAGAGCAACTTTGATCTCCAGATGCATACTCTCTTCCCAGCAAGCAAGTCAGGGCAGTGTATTAAAAGTGACAAAATGACAGAAACATAGACAAGTTTTGACTCCAAAGAGACctagggaaagagagaaaaggatggATGAAGACTAGAGAACACAACTCTCCTCCTGTTGACATAAATAACTGTGCCTTTTCATGAACAAAGCAGAATGAGCCATTTGCACAAATACTAACAAGAAGTAAGGCTCTCTAGGAGAAGCACCACAAATCTACTGATCCTCAAAACAGAGGGATGTTGATAAAGAGaactctccctgctcccctcagaAGAAATAAGGGTGTAGCCACTACCCACACGCAAGTACGTACATCACGCTCACCTTGCTGCCAAGCACTGCTGCTGTAACTCAGCAGGCCACTGTCTGCTCTGGCAGCACACCTAACACGCCTCGCCTGCCCTGGCACTCAGCTGCTTCCAGCACGGctcacctgcagctgcctctccagagcacaagcacagcacCTGAACAGCCTCGTGACTcgctcagcagctctgt
This region of Ammospiza caudacuta isolate bAmmCau1 chromosome 5, bAmmCau1.pri, whole genome shotgun sequence genomic DNA includes:
- the TOB2 gene encoding protein Tob2, translating into MHLEIKVALNFIISYLYNKLPRRRADLFGEELERLLKKKYEGHWYPEKPLKGSGYRCVHIGETVDPVVELAAKRSGLAVEDVRANVPEELSVWIDPFEVSYQIGEKGSVKVLYLDDSEGCSATELDKEIKSSFNPDAQVFVPIGSQDNSLSNSPSPSFGQSPSPTFIPRSAQPITFTTATFAATKFGSTKMKKGGGAGGGGGGAGAVQQPRMVRSPTTNLLKHKGLSLSMHSLNFVGSAGSQAPQSQLSPNAKEFVYSGASPGASSLFFDGVASESQASSIPPASQFNASTGGTFDMAQVFGGSTNSLFLEKSPFVEGLSYNLNAMQYPSQSFQPVVLAN